A single region of the Silene latifolia isolate original U9 population chromosome 8, ASM4854445v1, whole genome shotgun sequence genome encodes:
- the LOC141594545 gene encoding putative F-box protein At1g46984: protein MEMNVEQKIKGEVRRRKCNTSNASFEDIPEDIQIEILSRLSFKSLSRCKCVSKHWNDTLAIQTFLLKHSRSYDKHSKLGFVAPLNSWRRGSVISFELNDDNTPKTTESRIRGHNVYFTNDFPMNNYYMSNICNDLICLFNPYSMRAGLMNLKTREFTHLPTRTIKSEELFKSWYALGFDPVHKVFKVLSIIYGSTTKAAILTVGSKYWNPTDYKCLPSSLIKKSPPLWITINSICLDGVIYWVPNYAIDNVIVLTVVAFDLNREVFREYDHVTTPMSDKLFRFYLTSLKERPTLFIWKIKSDDTQEVEQWTLFNHKNPNAAWKMRNITSHNFPIMVPQSLDEISQKAVAGGSTLLQFSIWINSECSWYLWYDLEKFALE, encoded by the coding sequence ATGGAGATGAATGTTGAGCAAAAGATTAAAGGCGAAGTTAGAAGACGGAAGTGCAATACGAGCAATGCATCATTTGAAGACATTCCAGAAGATATTCAGATTGAAATCTTGTCAAGGCTGTCATTCAAATCATTGTCAAGATGCAAGTGTGTTTCGAAACACTGGAATGATACATTAGCCATACAAACATTCTTGCTTAAACACTCTCGTTCGTATGATAAACATTCAAAACTTGGCTTCGTGGCACCCTTGAATAGTTGGAGAAGAGGCTCGGTTATCTCATTCGAGCTCAACGATGACAACACCCCCAAAACAACTGAATCTCGGATCAGAGGGCATAATGTATATTTCACTAATGATTTTCCTATGAACAATTATTATATGTCCAATATATGCAACGACCTAATTTGTCTCTTCAATCCATATTCAATGCGTGCCGGTCTTATGAACTTAAAAACCCGGGAGTTTACACATCTTCCTACAAGAACTATCAAGTCTGAGGAACTTTTCAAATCTTGGTATGCATTAGGGTTTGATCCTGTACATAAGGTATTCAAAGTTCTGAGTATTATTTACGGAAGTACAACCAAGGCCGCGATATTGACTGTTGGATCGAAATATTGGAACCCAACAGACTACAAATGTTTACCTAGTTCACTGATTAAGAAGTCGCCGCCTTTGTGGATTACCATCAATAGCATTTGTCTTGATGGGGTGATTTATTGGGTTCCTAACTATGCAATCGACAATGTTATTGTGCTAACGGTTGTTGCTTTTGATTTGAATCGCGAGGTGTTCAGAGAATATGACCATGTGACGACACCCATGAGCGATAAGCTATTCAGATTCTATCTGACATCTTTGAAAGAGCGCCCAACTCTGTTCATTTGGAAGATTAAAAGTGATGACACTCAAGAGGTAGAACAATGGACATTATTTAACCATAAAAATCCGAATGCGGCTTGGAAAATGAGGAATATTACTAGTCATAATTTTCCAATAATGGTACCTCAAAGTTTAGATGAGATATCTCAAAAAGCTGTTGCAGGTGGTAGCACCCTGCTACAATTTTCTATATGGATTAATTCCGAGTGTTCTTGGTATTTATGGTATGATCTTGAGAAGTTCGCCTTAGAATAA
- the LOC141594547 gene encoding putative F-box protein At3g52320: MNVEREVKGRVKRQKCNTRNTSNADIPEEIQIDILSRLPPKSLSRCKCVSKHWKDTLTIQVFLLKHSRSYDKHPKLAFVEHSTCWRKDSVISYELNDDNTPKITITSVAKKKTTTSRVRGHDVYYTEFLMGNSFYKSNICNDLICLFDPFSTCVGLLNLKTRDFIRLPAITTAITTKPVDLFRFWYALGFDPVHKVFKILCSIYQSGSKECTTKAAILTVGSKYWNPVDLKSLPSSLIENSPLRSISNSVCLNGVIYWVHCQNTNGNSIVLTVGAFDLNREAFRDNELVTTPINHRRYYLTFLKERPTLLIWKMQYDATDGVEQWTLFNHKNPNASWKKRIFTKKILIVVPYGAQGATIAGGSTLLQYSKWINSDYSWYLLYDLEKFAIEEHTEL, translated from the coding sequence ATGAATGTCGAGCGAGAGGTTAAAGGCAGAGTTAAAAGGCAGAAGTGCAATACGAGGAATACATCAAATGCAGACATTCCTGAAGAAATTCAGATTGATATCTTGTCAAGGCTGCCACCGAAATCATTATCGAGATGCAAGTGTGTATCGAAACACTGGAAGGATACATTAACCATACAAGTGTTCTTGCTTAAACACTCTCGTTCATATGATAAACATCCAAAACTTGCTTTTGTGGAACACTCGACTTGTTGGAGAAAAGACTCGGTTATCTCATACGAGCTCAACGATGACAACACCCCCAAAATCACGATCACGAGTGTAGCAAAGAAGAAAACAACTACGTCTCGGGTCAGAGGACATGATGTATATTACACTGAATTTCTTATGGGTAATTCTTTTTACAAGTCCAATATATGCAACGATTTAATTTGTCTCTTTGATCCATTTTCAACGTGCGTCGGTCTTTTAAACCTAAAAACCCGGGATTTTATCCGTCTTCCTGCTATAACTACTGCTATAACTACCAAGCCTGTGGATCTATTCAGATTTTGGTATGCATTAGGGTTTGATCCTGTACATAAGGTATTCAAAATTCTGTGTAGTATTTACCAAAGTGGAAGCAAAGAGTGTACTACCAAGGCCGCGATACTGACTGTTGGATCGAAATATTGGAACCCAGTAGACTTAAAATCTTTACCTAGCTCGCTGATTGAGAACTCGCCTTTGCGGAGTATCAGCAATAGCGTTTGTCTTAATGGAGTGATTTATTGGGTCCATTGTCAAAATACAAACGGTAATTCTATTGTGTTAACTGTTGGTGCTTTTGATTTGAATCGTGAGGCGTTCAGAGATAACGAGCTTGTCACGACACCCATAAATCACAGGCGATACTATTTGACATTTTTGAAAGAGCGCCCAACTCTGTTAATTTGGAAAATGCAATATGATGCGACTGATGGGGTAGAACAATGGACATTATTTAACCATAAAAATCCGAATGCTTCTTggaagaagaggatttttactaAAAAAATTCTCATAGTGGTACCTTACGGCGCTCAAGGGGCGACTATTGCAGGAGGTAGCACCCTGCTACAATATTCGAAATGGATTAATTCCGATTATTCTTGGTATTTATTGTATGATCTTGAGAAGTTCGCCATAGAGGAACATACTGAATTATAG
- the LOC141594546 gene encoding putative F-box protein At5g15670: MELNVEHCNMGAASDADDIPEEIKIEILTRLPSKSLSRCKCVSKHWDDTLTIQAFLVRHSRSYDKHPKLAFVARSSIWGQDYVISFELNDDNTPKTTTLPVAKPKTTDSLIRGKKLSSSDFPMRFDPGHKVFKVLGMTYGRITSKECTNAVILTIGSNYWNPIDYKCFPSSLTKSLAWRSTTNSHCLDGVIYWVHKNTIDDVIVLTVFAYDLNCEAFRDYELVKTPMQDRTFRYYLTSLKKRPTLFIWKIKNRDTEEVEQWTLFNHKNPNAAWKMRNFTNHNFPIPVPYGSSFDDTPVAGGGILLLQYWKSINSECSEYLSYDLENFAVE, encoded by the exons ATGGAGTTGAATGTAGAGCACTGCAATATGGGTGCTGCATCTGATGCAGACGATATTCCTGaagaaattaaaattgaaatcTTGACGAGGCTGCCATCCAAGTCATTGTCGAGATGCAAGTGTGTTTCGAAACACTGGGATGATACATTAACCATACAAGCATTCTTGGTTAGACATTCTCGTTCATATGATAAACACCCAAAACTTGCTTTTGTGGCACGCTCGAGTATTTGGGGACAAGACTATGTTATCTCATTCGAGCTTAACGATGACAACACCCCCAAAACGACGACTTTGCCTGTGGCAAAGCCAAAAACAACTGACTCTTTGATCAGAGGGAAGAAATTATCTTCGTCTGATTTTCCTATGA GGTTTGATCCTGGACACAAGGTATTCAAAGTTCTGGGTATGACTTATGGACGCATCACAAGCAAAGAGTGTACCAATGCCGTGATTTTGACTATTGGATCGAATTATTGGAACCCAATAGACTACAAATGTTTTCCTAGTTCACTGACCAAGAGCTTGGCTTGGCGGAGTACCACCAATAGCCATTGTCTTGACGGAGTGATTTATTGGGTCCATAAAAATACAATCGATGATGTTATTGTGCTGACCGTTTTTGCTTATGATCTGAATTGCGAGGCGTTCAGAGATTACGAGCTTGTCAAAACACCCATGCAGGACAGGACATTCAGATATTATTTGACATCTTTGAAAAAGCGTCCAACTCTTTTTATTTGGAAGATTAAAAATAGGGACACCGAAGAGGTAGAACAATGGACATTATTTAACCATAAAAATCCGAATGCAGCTTGGAAAATGAGGAATTTTACTAATCATAATTTTCCCATACCGGTACCTTATGGCTCTTCCTTTGATGATACACCTGTTGCAGGTGGTGGCATCCTCCTGTTACAATATTGGAAATCGATTAATTCCGAGTGTTCTGAGTATTTATCGTATGATCTCGAGAATTTTGCCGTAGAGTAA
- the LOC141594548 gene encoding putative F-box protein At1g32420, producing the protein MEMNLEQKIKGGDKGRNSNTSDATNADVPEEIQIDILSRLPPAKSLSRFKCVSKHWNDTLTIQAFLLRHSRSYDKHPKLGFAVCNKVWANDSIISFELNDDNTPKITASQIIGKDAYFTDYPISNYYYYRMSNICNDLICFFRPFLTCVSLINIKTRDFIQLPEITMKSEHISWSALGFDPVRKVFKILSIIKESTSKVCVTTTAAILTVGSKYWKPIEDESLPSSMTEEFHCYRTDTLCLNGVIYWVAKYTTDYLISLTVVAFDLNREAFKGNELAVTRYSRNMRLGYYLTSLKECPTLFIWKINKGDGIEEVEQWTLFDHKNPNAAWKKRNFTVPNFPIKVPCGSQCIPTAGGSTVLQCSKKINSECSWYLSYDLENFAIE; encoded by the coding sequence ATGGAGATGAATTTAGAGCAAAAGATTAAAGGCGGAGATAAAGGACGGAATTCCAATACGAGTGATGCAACAAATGCAGACGTTCCTGAAGAAATTCAGATTGATATCCTGTCAAGGCTGCCACCGGCCAAGTCATTGTCGAGATTCAAGTGTGTTTCGAAACACTGGAATGATACATTAACCATTCAGGCTTTCTTGCTTCGACACTCTCGTTCTTATGATAAACATCCAAAACTTGGGTTTGCGGTATGCAACAAAGTTTGGGCAAATGACTCAATTATCTCGTTTGAGCTCAACGATGACAACACCCCCAAAATAACTGCCTCTCAGATCATAGGGAAAGATGCATATTTCACTGATTATCCtattagtaattattattattatcgcaTGTCGAATATATGCAACGACCTAATTTGTTTCTTTAGGCCATTTTTAACGTGTGTCAGTCTTATAAACATAAAAACCCGGGATTTTATCCAGCTTCCTGAAATAACTATGAAGTCTGAGCATATATCTTGGAGTGCATTAGGGTTTGATCCTGTACGTAAGGTATTCAAAATTCTAAGTATTATTAAGGAAAGCACAAGCAAAGTGTGTGTTACAACCACGGCCGCGATATTGACTGTTGGATCGAAATATTGGAAGCCAATAGAGGATGAAAGTTTACCTAGTTCAATGACCGAGGAATTTCATTGCTATAGGACCGATACCCTTTGTCTTAATGGAGTCATCTATTGGGTCGCTAAATATACAACCGATTATTTAATTTCGCTAACCGTTGTTGCTTTTGATTTGAATCGTGAGGCGTTCAAAGGTAACGAGCTCGCTGTCACGAGATACTCGAGAAATATGAGACTCGGATACTATTTGACATCTTTGAAAGAGTGCCCAACTCTGTTCATTTGGAAGATTAATAAAGGTGATGGGATTGAGGAGGTAGAACAATGGACATTATTTGATCATAAAAATCCGAATGCGGCTTGGAAAAAGAGGAATTTTACTGTTCCTAATTTTCCCATAAAGGTGCCTTGCGGCTCTCAGTGTATACCTACTGCAGGTGGTAGCACCGTGCTACAATGTTCAAAAAAGATTAATTCCGAGTGTTCTTGGTATTTATCGTATGATCTTGAGAATTTTGCCATAGAGTAA